The Erigeron canadensis isolate Cc75 chromosome 4, C_canadensis_v1, whole genome shotgun sequence genome window below encodes:
- the LOC122596974 gene encoding uncharacterized protein LOC122596974, whose protein sequence is MVSISFPPVTAVSSDPVVIQARVANFEDGKVYLDNESSSDIIYDHCFQKLPQRVRDLKRPSRTQLVSFMGESNRPVGEVSMEVMMGEYPFHQIELIEFMIIRAPSDYNVILGRPSMQKFGAITSTVHGMVKFPTPAGIATIRGRMTWTEECRQVEKVLLRKVEKLQEIQMQDGPEEKTSDMTGVARELAEHALNANPNISPIRQKKREMSQDRSKVACEQVNEMVEAGILREVKYQTWVANPVMVKKPDGSWGLCVDFKDINKACLKDNYPILEIDWKVESLDGFRLKCFLDAYKGYHQISMKKIDEDKTAFHTLMRKWSLSLELILHWIMCLPIHPQGML, encoded by the exons ATGGTCTCAATCTCATTCCCTCCTGTAACGGCAGTCTCTTCTGACCCAGTGGTAATACAAGCAAGGGTGGCAAACTTTGAAGATGGAAAggtatatttagataatgaaagTTCCTCCGACATAATATATGACCATTGTTTTCAAAAGTTACCTCAAAGAGTTAGAGATCTTAAACGTCCATCAAGGACTCAGCTTGTCAGTTTCATGGGGGAGTCTAACAGGCCGGTAGGAGAAGTTTCAATGGAGGTTATGATGGGAGAATACCCGTTTCACCAGATTGAACTCATTGAGTTCATGATAATAAGAGCCCCCTCTGATTATAATGTCATACTAGGCAGACCTTCCATGCAAAAATTTGGGGCAATTACATCAACAGTTCATGGAATGGTGAAGTTCCCAACTCCAGCTGGAATAGCTACAATTCGAGGACGAATGACTTGGACAGAAGAATGCAGGCAAGTTGAAAAAGTTCTACTAAGAAAGGTTGAAAAATTACAAGAAATTCAAATGCAAGATGGTCCCGAAGAAAAG ACATCTGATATGACAGGAGTCGCAAGGGAGTTAGCTGAGCACGCATTAAATGCCAATCCCAACATTTCACCAATAAGACAAAAGAAGAGGGAAATGTCTCAAGATAGAAGCAAAGTTGCATGTGAGCAAGTCAACGAAATGGTGGAAGCTGGAATTCTTAGAGAAGTTAAATATCAAACTTGGGTAGCCAACCCAGTCATGGTAAAAAAGCCAGATGGTTCTTGGGGACTTTGTGTAGatttcaaagacatcaacaaaGCTTGCCTGAAAGATAACTACCCTATCCTAGAAATTGACTGGAAGGTGGAATCTCTTGATGGGTTTAGATTAAAATGTTTCTTGGATGCTTATAAAGGGTACCATCAaatttctatgaagaagatagATGAAGACAAGACAGCCTTCCATACTCTGATGAGAAAATGGTCACTATCTCTGGAACTGATTCTTCATTGGATAATGTGCTTGCCCATCCATCCTCAAGGGATGCTCTGA